A stretch of the Rosa rugosa chromosome 5, drRosRugo1.1, whole genome shotgun sequence genome encodes the following:
- the LOC133708935 gene encoding cytochrome P450 CYP749A22-like translates to MNSLGGLVTTISSFLCAFLLLALIKIFHKLWWTPIRIQKLMALQGIKGPSYRFIHGNTKEISEMKREAMSRRLTNFSHDIFSRVQPHIHSWNKTYGKNFVQWYGCQAQLVISEPELIKEILNKKDTYPKRKLLPLMKKIFGEGLATTTDPEKWEKLRKQADHAFHGDSLKSMIPTMIDSTETMLQRWKSHDGKEIEVYEEFKLLTSEVISKTAFGSSYLEGKNIFDMFNKLCSLLLKTSFKIRFPGISKFFKTSDEIESEKLEKGIHDSIVEIVKKREKETMTAEEDNFGNDFLGLLLKAHHGANDKQRISVDELVDECKIFYFAGHETTNALLAWTILLLALHPDWQEEARKEVLQSFGKQTPDPDGLAKLKTMSMIINETLRLYAPVISYDRRVEREVRLGNLIIPAGFELYISSLALHHEPQFWGEDVHLFKPERFSDGVVKATNNNITAFLPFGMGPRICPGLNFATIEAKVVLSMILQNYSFTLSPGYVHSPYENLIVRPQHGVQVMLRSL, encoded by the exons ATGAATTCTTTGGGAGGCCTAGTGACCACTATCTCAAGCTTTCTCTGTGCATTTCTTCTCTTAGCTCTGATCAAGATCTTTCACAAACTATGGTGGACTCCGATTCGCATACAGAAACTGATGGCTTTGCAGGGAATCAAAGGCCCTTCGTACAGATTCATCCATGGAAACACCAAAGAGATCTCCGAGATGAAAAGGGAAGCCATGAGCAGAAGGCTCACAAACTTTTCCCATGACATATTTTCTCGAGTCCAACCTCATATTCACTCATGGAACAAGACCTATG GGAAGAATTTTGTTCAATGGTATGGTTGTCAAGCTCAGCTGGTGATTTCGGAGCCCGAATTGATCAAAGAGATACTGAATAAAAAGGACACTTATCCGAAAAGGAAGCTCTTACcattgatgaagaagatatttggAGAAGGTCTAGCCACAACAACCGATCCCGAAAAATGGGAGAAATTGCGAAAACAGGCCGACCATGCCTTCCATGGAGACAGCTTAAAA AGTATGATTCCAACGATGATAGATAGTACTGAGACGATGCTACAGAGGTGGAAAAGCCATGATGGCAAAGAGATTGAGGTGTATGAAGAATTTAAATTGTTGACTTCGGAAGTGATTTCGAAGACAGCATTCGGCAGTAGCTATTTAGAAGGGAAGAACATTTTTGATATGTTCAACAAGTTATGCTCCTTGTTACTCAAAACTTCTTTCAAAATCAGATTTCCTGGCATCAG CAAGTTTTTCAAAACTAGCGATGAGATTGAATCAGAGAAACTTGAGAAAGGAATACATGACTCCATAGTGGAGATTgttaagaaaagagaaaaggagaCAATGACTGCAGAAGAAGACAACTTTGGGAATGATTTTCTAGGATTGCTTTTAAAGGCTCATCATGGTGCCAATGACAAGCAGCGGATTTCAGTGGATGAACTGGTTGATGAGTGCAAAATCTTTTACTTTGCTGGACACGAAACCACTAATGCTTTGCTTGCTTGGACCATCCTTCTTCTGGCACTCCATCCTGATTGGCAAGAAGAAGCAAGAAAGGAGGTCTTACAATCATTTGGCAAACAAACTCCAGATCCTGATGGCCTTGCCAAACTAAAAACA ATGAGTATGATCATCAATGAGACTTTGAGGTTATACGCACCAGTAATATCCTATGATAGGAGAGTTGAAAGGGAAGTTAGACTGGGAAATCTCATTATTCCTGCTGGTTTCGAATTGTACATCTCCAGTTTAGCACTTCACCATGAGCCTCAATTCTGGGGAGAAGATGTGCATCTTTTCAAGCCAGAGCGATTCTCTGACGGTGTTGTTAAAGCTACTAATAATAACATAACCGCATTCTTACCTTTTGGAATGGGACCTCGAATCTGTCCAGGGTTGAACTTTGC